The Chitinivorax sp. PXF-14 genome contains a region encoding:
- the rimP gene encoding ribosome maturation factor RimP produces MDLRSLLDTTLAGLGYELVDLELAPGGLMRVFMDSPKGITVDDCVTVSNHLTRMFMVENIDYERLEVSSPGLDRPLVKADDFVRFAGERIKLKLRVPVERRKNFAGTLIGLDDGRVKLDVDGQMVELELSNVEKARIDPQF; encoded by the coding sequence ATGGATTTGCGCAGCTTGCTCGATACCACCTTGGCCGGTTTGGGGTATGAGCTAGTCGATCTCGAGCTGGCACCAGGTGGATTGATGCGGGTGTTCATGGACTCGCCCAAGGGTATTACGGTCGACGATTGCGTGACCGTGAGCAATCACCTGACGCGCATGTTCATGGTCGAGAACATCGACTACGAGCGGCTCGAAGTCTCCTCGCCGGGGCTGGACAGGCCATTGGTCAAGGCGGATGACTTCGTTCGCTTTGCCGGTGAGCGCATCAAGCTGAAGCTGCGTGTCCCGGTCGAGCGCCGCAAGAATTTTGCCGGCACGCTGATCGGTCTTGACGACGGGCGCGTGAAGCTTGATGTCGATGGTCAGATGGTCGAGCTTGAGCTTTCCAATGTGGAAAAAGCCAGGATCGATCCGCAGTTCTGA
- a CDS encoding ArsC family reductase has protein sequence MKIYGIPNCNTVKKAREWLASHHVDIPFHDFKKAGVSEAMLSAWLMQVSWDKLVNRQGTTWRQLSDEQKAAVTDNASAIRLMLEKPSVIKRPVLDVDGRIELGFSTDSYERVFGK, from the coding sequence ATGAAGATCTACGGTATTCCCAATTGCAACACCGTCAAGAAGGCGCGCGAATGGCTGGCCAGCCACCATGTCGACATCCCCTTCCACGACTTCAAGAAGGCAGGCGTCAGCGAAGCCATGCTGTCGGCCTGGCTGATGCAGGTCAGCTGGGACAAGCTCGTCAACCGCCAGGGCACGACCTGGCGTCAACTATCTGATGAGCAGAAGGCGGCCGTCACCGACAACGCCAGCGCGATTCGCCTGATGCTGGAGAAGCCGTCGGTGATCAAGCGCCCGGTGCTCGATGTCGACGGCCGGATCGAACTGGGCTTCAGCACCGACAGCTATGAGCGGGTATTCGGAAAATGA
- the fadD gene encoding long-chain-fatty-acid--CoA ligase FadD — MEKIWLKQYQPGVPTEIDLNEFKSVGEVFEKSAVKFADRPAFACMDKQVTYAELDKLTANFASYLQNVLGLKRGDRVAVMMPNLLQYPVCVFGILRAGLVVVNVNPLYTPRELEHQLKDSGAETIVIIENFASVLAEVVSKTPVKNVITTQIGDMLGFPKSLIVNTVVKHVKKMVPAFNLPKVTKFNDALSQGSRQQMKKSNVGHDDIAFLQYTGGTTGVSKGAMLTHRNIIANMQQAHAWLKPVVSEGKEIIITALPLYHIFSLTANCMVFTKIGGLNILITNPRDIPGFVKELAKYPVTCMTGVNTLFNALVNNPDFAKLNFKTWKMVLGGGMAVQKAVAEQWKKVTGVPLIEAYGLTETSPAACINPMNLKEYNHAIGLPVPSTEASVRDESGKELGVGESGELYIRGPQVMKGYWNRPEETAKVVTADGWLATGDMAVVNEQGFFRLVDRKKDMVLVSGFNVYPNEIEDVVALHPGVLEVACIGVPDDKSGEAVKVFVVKKDQALTAKDVIEHCKKNLTGYKVPKHVEFRTELPKTNVGKILRRALRDEEVKKVPA; from the coding sequence ATGGAAAAAATCTGGCTGAAGCAGTACCAGCCTGGCGTACCCACGGAAATCGATCTGAACGAATTCAAATCGGTGGGTGAGGTATTCGAGAAGAGTGCAGTCAAGTTTGCCGATCGTCCGGCATTCGCCTGCATGGACAAGCAGGTGACCTATGCCGAGCTCGACAAGCTGACGGCCAATTTTGCCTCCTACCTGCAGAATGTGCTGGGCCTGAAGCGTGGCGACCGTGTTGCCGTCATGATGCCCAACCTGCTGCAGTACCCGGTGTGCGTCTTCGGCATCCTGCGTGCCGGCCTTGTTGTAGTCAACGTCAACCCGCTCTACACCCCGCGCGAGCTTGAGCACCAGCTCAAGGACTCGGGGGCGGAAACGATCGTCATCATCGAGAACTTCGCCAGCGTACTAGCCGAAGTCGTCTCTAAGACCCCGGTCAAGAATGTGATCACGACGCAGATCGGCGACATGCTGGGTTTCCCGAAGTCGCTGATCGTCAATACCGTGGTCAAGCACGTCAAGAAGATGGTGCCGGCGTTCAACCTGCCCAAGGTGACCAAGTTCAACGATGCGCTGTCGCAAGGCAGCCGTCAGCAGATGAAGAAGTCGAACGTCGGCCACGACGACATCGCCTTCCTGCAATACACAGGCGGCACCACCGGCGTATCCAAGGGTGCGATGCTGACCCACCGCAACATCATCGCCAACATGCAGCAGGCGCATGCCTGGCTGAAGCCGGTGGTGAGCGAGGGCAAGGAAATCATCATCACCGCTCTGCCGCTCTACCATATCTTCTCGCTGACCGCGAACTGCATGGTGTTCACCAAGATCGGCGGCCTCAACATCCTGATCACGAACCCGCGCGACATTCCCGGCTTCGTCAAGGAGCTGGCAAAGTACCCCGTCACCTGCATGACTGGCGTGAACACACTGTTCAACGCGCTGGTCAACAACCCCGACTTCGCCAAGCTCAACTTCAAGACCTGGAAAATGGTGCTGGGCGGCGGCATGGCTGTGCAGAAGGCCGTGGCGGAACAATGGAAGAAGGTCACCGGCGTACCGCTGATCGAGGCCTATGGCCTGACCGAGACCTCGCCGGCCGCGTGCATCAACCCGATGAACCTGAAGGAATACAACCACGCGATCGGCCTGCCGGTCCCGTCGACCGAGGCGTCGGTGCGCGACGAAAGCGGCAAGGAGCTCGGCGTCGGCGAATCGGGCGAGCTGTACATCCGCGGCCCGCAGGTCATGAAGGGTTACTGGAACCGCCCTGAGGAAACGGCCAAGGTCGTCACCGCCGACGGCTGGCTGGCTACCGGCGACATGGCTGTCGTCAACGAGCAGGGCTTCTTCCGTCTGGTCGACCGCAAGAAGGACATGGTGCTCGTGTCGGGCTTCAACGTATATCCGAACGAGATTGAAGATGTCGTGGCGCTGCACCCGGGCGTGCTCGAAGTCGCCTGCATTGGCGTACCTGACGACAAGTCCGGCGAAGCCGTGAAGGTGTTCGTGGTCAAGAAGGACCAGGCCCTGACGGCCAAGGACGTGATCGAGCACTGCAAGAAGAACCTGACCGGCTACAAGGTACCGAAGCACGTCGAGTTCCGCACCGAGCTGCCGAAGACCAACGTGGGCAAGATCCTGCGCCGCGCACTGCGCGACGAAGAGGTCAAGAAGGTTCCGGCCTGA
- a CDS encoding PilT/PilU family type 4a pilus ATPase — protein MDLKPLFRLMAEKQASDLFFTAGAPIQIKIQGNIVGVNQQMLSADQVKQCAYSLMDEERIARFEREWEMNFGIPVAEVGSFRVNVFRQRGAVAMVIRYIKANPPMLHELEMPDGLDELCMLKRGLVLVVGATGSGKSSTLAAMLNYRNNAKPGHILTLEDPIEFQHRHKKCIVNQREVGIDTHSYEDALKNAMREAPDVLMIGEIRDKDTLSHALTYAQSGHLCLSTLHANNSYHTMNRIINFFPEDARASLLLDLSTSLRAVISQRLVRGIDGKLIPAVEVLLNTNRIAELIKNGEIDQIKEAMENSLSQGSQTFEQSLYKLYRDGRITLDEAMLNADSPTNLHWLVSHGQSHDETDQARPHSKQEAQQEQPVSFDIDLIDEQH, from the coding sequence ATGGACCTCAAGCCCCTGTTCCGTCTGATGGCGGAAAAACAGGCATCCGACCTATTCTTCACCGCCGGGGCACCCATCCAGATCAAGATTCAAGGCAATATCGTCGGCGTGAACCAGCAGATGCTGAGTGCCGATCAGGTCAAGCAGTGCGCCTACTCGCTGATGGATGAAGAGCGCATCGCGCGCTTCGAGCGCGAATGGGAGATGAACTTCGGCATCCCCGTGGCCGAGGTCGGCAGTTTCCGCGTCAATGTCTTCCGCCAGCGCGGGGCGGTGGCCATGGTGATACGCTACATCAAGGCCAACCCGCCGATGTTGCACGAGCTCGAGATGCCCGATGGGCTGGACGAGCTATGCATGCTCAAGCGCGGCCTGGTGCTCGTGGTCGGGGCGACCGGCTCGGGCAAGTCGTCCACCTTGGCCGCGATGCTGAACTACCGCAACAACGCCAAGCCGGGCCACATCCTAACGCTCGAAGACCCGATCGAATTCCAGCATCGCCACAAGAAGTGCATCGTCAACCAGCGTGAAGTCGGCATCGACACGCACAGCTATGAAGATGCACTGAAGAACGCGATGCGCGAGGCGCCCGACGTACTGATGATCGGAGAGATCCGCGACAAGGACACGCTGTCGCACGCGCTCACCTACGCCCAGTCCGGCCATTTGTGCCTGTCGACGCTGCATGCGAACAACAGCTATCACACGATGAACCGCATCATCAATTTCTTCCCGGAAGATGCGCGGGCGAGCCTGCTGCTCGATCTCTCGACCTCGCTGCGGGCGGTGATCTCGCAGCGCCTGGTGCGCGGCATCGACGGCAAGCTGATCCCCGCCGTGGAAGTGCTGCTCAACACCAACCGCATTGCCGAGCTGATCAAGAACGGCGAGATCGACCAGATCAAGGAGGCAATGGAGAACTCCCTGTCGCAAGGCTCGCAGACCTTCGAACAATCGCTGTACAAGCTGTACCGCGACGGCCGCATCACGCTCGACGAGGCGATGCTGAATGCCGATTCGCCGACCAACCTGCACTGGCTGGTCAGCCATGGCCAGAGCCACGACGAGACAGACCAGGCGAGACCCCATTCTAAGCAGGAAGCCCAGCAGGAACAACCGGTCAGCTTCGATATCGACCTGATCGATGAGCAACATTGA